From Methanobrevibacter sp., a single genomic window includes:
- a CDS encoding glutamate--tRNA ligase yields MNELEKIVYKHALLNAAKHKGSANPGAVIGSIMSQEAELRSRAKEIGPIAGKIVGQVNGLSPEELASEMEKYDLEVKEKKVKKEVGLQELPGSHENIVMRFAPNPSGPLHIGHARAAVPNAEYVKRHDGKLILRIEDTDPKRVYEPAYEMIPEDLEWLGVKADEVIYQSDRFETYYDYARQLIEKGAAYMCTCDGATFKELKDNCKPCPCRDNTIEENLELWEKFPEMEVGEAVLRVKTDIEHKNPAIRDWVAMRIVEEPHPRLGDKYRIYPMMNFSVAVDDHLLGLTHVLRGKDHLANTEKQKYLYEHMGWDMPEFIHYGRLKMEDIALSTSKASEGIESGQYSGWDDPRLGTLKAIARRGIDPRTIYQLITEIGVKMSDSAISWKKIHGLNRNFVEPIANRYFFVENPVKVTVEGYEDGDVIIERPLHADHTDRGNRLLAFDGSAYLASEDIRDGVVRLMDAVNADIEGDKLTYNSTSFEDAREQKAKIIQWVPVEENVNVKIVMPDGSVKTGLGEIAIEDLKVDDMVQFERVGFARLDEITDDEVIFYFAHK; encoded by the coding sequence ATGAATGAATTGGAAAAAATAGTTTATAAACACGCTTTATTAAATGCAGCTAAACATAAGGGAAGTGCAAATCCTGGAGCTGTTATTGGTTCAATCATGAGTCAAGAAGCAGAACTTAGGAGTAGGGCTAAGGAAATAGGTCCTATTGCAGGCAAGATTGTAGGTCAAGTAAATGGTTTATCTCCTGAGGAATTAGCTTCTGAAATGGAAAAGTATGATTTGGAAGTCAAGGAAAAGAAGGTTAAAAAAGAAGTGGGACTTCAGGAACTTCCAGGTTCTCATGAAAACATCGTCATGCGTTTTGCACCGAATCCAAGCGGACCGTTACATATTGGTCATGCCCGTGCGGCAGTTCCAAATGCGGAATATGTAAAAAGACATGATGGAAAACTGATTTTAAGAATAGAAGACACAGATCCAAAAAGAGTATATGAACCTGCTTATGAAATGATTCCTGAAGACTTGGAATGGTTAGGGGTAAAAGCCGATGAAGTAATATATCAAAGTGACAGGTTTGAAACATATTATGATTATGCTCGCCAATTGATAGAAAAAGGGGCAGCTTACATGTGTACCTGTGATGGGGCTACCTTCAAAGAGCTTAAGGATAACTGCAAGCCATGTCCATGCAGAGACAACACTATAGAAGAAAATCTTGAATTGTGGGAAAAGTTCCCTGAAATGGAAGTTGGAGAAGCTGTTTTAAGAGTAAAAACAGATATTGAACATAAAAATCCAGCTATCCGTGATTGGGTGGCTATGAGGATTGTTGAAGAACCTCATCCACGTTTAGGGGACAAGTACAGAATATATCCTATGATGAACTTTTCAGTAGCTGTAGACGACCACTTATTGGGCTTAACTCATGTTTTAAGAGGTAAGGATCATTTGGCTAACACAGAAAAGCAAAAATATCTATATGAACATATGGGATGGGACATGCCTGAATTCATACATTACGGAAGATTGAAAATGGAGGACATTGCTTTAAGCACTTCAAAAGCATCGGAAGGAATTGAAAGCGGCCAATACTCAGGATGGGATGATCCAAGGCTTGGAACATTAAAGGCAATTGCAAGAAGGGGAATTGACCCAAGAACAATTTACCAATTAATCACCGAAATCGGAGTCAAGATGTCAGATTCAGCCATCAGTTGGAAAAAGATACATGGTCTTAACCGTAACTTTGTAGAACCAATAGCTAATCGTTATTTCTTCGTTGAAAATCCTGTAAAAGTTACTGTTGAAGGATATGAAGACGGTGATGTTATCATTGAAAGACCATTACACGCTGACCACACCGACAGGGGAAACAGATTGCTAGCGTTTGATGGCAGCGCATATCTTGCAAGCGAAGATATCCGTGATGGAGTAGTCCGATTGATGGATGCGGTCAATGCAGACATTGAAGGAGATAAACTAACATACAATTCCACTTCATTTGAAGATGCAAGGGAGCAAAAGGCTAAAATCATTCAATGGGTTCCTGTTGAAGAGAATGTCAATGTAAAAATAGTCATGCCTGACGGCTCTGTAAAGACAGGGCTTGGTGAAATAGCTATTGAAGATTTGAAAGTTGATGATATGGTTCAATTTGAAAGAGTTGGATTTGCACGTTTAGATGAAATTACAGATGATGAAGTAATCTTTTACTTTGCTCATAAATAA
- a CDS encoding aldo/keto reductase codes for MQKLRLGKTDLEVNKIGFGALPIQRRNFDDSLEILKKAYDNGIDFYDTARAYSDSEEKLGLAFSDVRDTIYIASKTMATDVENFWKDLETSLNYLQTDYIDLYQFHNPSTCPKPGDGSGLYEAMLEAKENGQINHIGITSHKYTIAKEAIDSGLYETLQYPLSYLTGDNELELVKMCELNDVGFIAMKAMGGGLIKNSKAAFGFLNEFENVLPIWGIQKESELDEFLDYGKNNVTLNNDEKLVEEIEHDRKELGDEFCRGCGYCMPCPEDIEINAAARMSLWIRRFPTEPCLGEDYQEKMNKTLDCTECRMCVEKCPYDLNIPKLLKENYDDYMKVLNGETKIR; via the coding sequence ATGCAGAAATTACGTCTTGGAAAAACAGATTTAGAAGTTAATAAAATTGGATTTGGAGCCCTTCCAATTCAGAGAAGAAATTTTGATGATTCTCTTGAAATCCTCAAAAAGGCCTATGACAACGGAATAGACTTCTACGATACTGCACGTGCTTACAGCGATAGTGAGGAAAAGTTAGGCCTGGCATTTTCAGATGTTCGCGATACAATCTATATAGCGTCCAAAACCATGGCTACTGACGTTGAAAACTTTTGGAAAGACCTTGAAACCAGCCTTAACTATCTTCAGACAGACTATATAGACTTGTACCAATTTCACAATCCATCCACCTGTCCAAAACCAGGTGACGGCAGCGGCCTTTATGAAGCAATGCTGGAAGCTAAGGAAAATGGACAAATCAACCATATTGGAATAACCTCCCACAAATATACAATAGCTAAGGAAGCCATTGATTCCGGGCTTTATGAGACATTGCAATATCCCCTTTCCTATCTGACTGGAGATAATGAATTGGAACTTGTAAAGATGTGTGAGCTTAATGATGTTGGATTCATAGCTATGAAGGCCATGGGTGGAGGATTAATAAAAAATTCCAAAGCAGCATTCGGTTTTTTAAATGAATTTGAAAACGTGCTGCCAATCTGGGGAATTCAAAAGGAAAGTGAACTTGATGAATTTTTAGACTATGGGAAAAATAATGTTACTTTAAACAACGACGAGAAGCTTGTTGAGGAAATTGAGCATGACAGGAAAGAATTAGGTGATGAATTCTGCAGAGGATGCGGATATTGCATGCCTTGTCCGGAAGATATTGAGATTAATGCAGCTGCCAGAATGTCTCTTTGGATTAGAAGATTCCCAACAGAGCCTTGTTTAGGTGAAGACTACCAGGAAAAAATGAACAAAACCCTCGACTGCACCGAATGTAGGATGTGTGTTGAAAAATGTCCTTATGATTTGAATATACCAAAATTGCTTAAAGAAAACTATGACGACTACATGAAAGTTTTGAATGGAGAAACAAAAATTAGGTGA
- a CDS encoding nitroreductase family protein: MDLKDVIYKRRSHRDYYQNIPEDETINEIKDFILNAKPLYPDIETYSVIIGNEDVSGPFRWKAPQYIAIFSEKKPGYLTNVGFIYQQVDLFLQSIGLGSCWLGMGKFKPKTEDIKDITKNGEQFVILIGFGKVKGELYRDESQFKRKNLNDISDSIDRKLEVARLAPSAINSQPWYFIHEDGYYSVYCKELNFIRRRILGNLNKIDIGIALAHLYIANPETFEFFEVDSPIPIKDYYYIGSFKI, translated from the coding sequence ATGGATTTGAAAGATGTAATTTATAAAAGACGCTCCCACAGGGATTATTACCAAAACATACCTGAAGATGAAACAATAAATGAGATCAAAGATTTCATATTAAATGCAAAACCATTATATCCGGATATTGAAACCTATTCTGTGATTATAGGTAATGAAGATGTTTCCGGACCTTTCAGATGGAAAGCTCCCCAATACATAGCCATTTTCTCTGAGAAAAAACCAGGCTATTTGACCAATGTCGGTTTTATCTACCAACAGGTGGATCTCTTTTTGCAAAGCATTGGTTTGGGGTCTTGCTGGCTTGGAATGGGTAAATTCAAACCTAAAACGGAGGACATAAAAGACATTACTAAAAATGGAGAGCAATTTGTAATTTTGATAGGTTTCGGTAAAGTGAAAGGGGAACTCTATAGGGATGAAAGCCAGTTCAAAAGAAAAAACCTTAATGACATTTCAGATTCCATTGATAGAAAATTAGAGGTGGCTAGACTTGCGCCGTCCGCCATCAACAGCCAGCCATGGTATTTCATACATGAAGACGGCTATTATAGCGTTTATTGCAAGGAATTGAATTTTATCAGAAGAAGAATTCTTGGAAATCTAAACAAGATAGACATAGGCATTGCACTGGCCCACTTATACATTGCAAATCCGGAGACTTTTGAATTCTTTGAAGTTGACAGCCCCATACCAATAAAAGACTATTATTACATTGGAAGCTTCAAAATATAG
- a CDS encoding class I SAM-dependent methyltransferase, with protein sequence MKKQCIDNPDELDWVAYWQKAISSKEGKDWDKAAVNFKKRNRKDDYQNSLFSKLPLTEDDTVLDVGCGEGSITLPIAKKVKRVTSVDSSRKMLELLNERVEDEGVDNVDTILKPIEDIRYDEIGDHDIVIASRSMNGIVPIEETISELNKIANKYVFITVFGPNDRKMIKDFEASIGKDSNHFPDYNYLFNILFNMGIYANVERLDIKEYPKYDSIEEAMNNGKFRLDLLDDSEKDELKTYLEKVLKKDPKTGKLYNKNDNADWMLFWWKKEDD encoded by the coding sequence ATGAAAAAACAATGCATAGACAATCCTGATGAACTAGATTGGGTTGCATACTGGCAGAAAGCCATTTCATCAAAGGAAGGAAAAGACTGGGATAAGGCAGCAGTTAACTTCAAAAAGAGAAACAGGAAAGACGATTATCAGAATTCCTTGTTTTCAAAACTCCCATTAACTGAAGATGATACAGTATTGGATGTTGGATGTGGTGAAGGATCCATTACATTGCCAATAGCTAAAAAAGTGAAAAGGGTGACTAGTGTTGATTCATCTAGAAAAATGCTGGAACTGTTAAATGAAAGAGTGGAAGATGAAGGGGTTGATAACGTTGACACCATACTGAAGCCCATTGAGGACATCAGATATGATGAAATTGGTGATCATGATATTGTCATAGCTTCAAGATCAATGAATGGAATAGTTCCAATTGAGGAAACCATTAGTGAACTCAATAAGATTGCAAATAAATATGTCTTCATCACAGTATTTGGACCTAATGACCGAAAGATGATAAAAGACTTCGAAGCATCTATAGGAAAGGATTCGAATCATTTCCCCGACTATAACTACCTATTCAATATTCTTTTTAATATGGGCATATATGCAAATGTTGAACGGTTAGACATTAAAGAATACCCAAAATACGATTCCATAGAAGAAGCCATGAACAATGGAAAATTCCGCCTTGACCTATTGGATGACAGTGAAAAGGACGAACTAAAGACATATCTTGAAAAAGTCCTTAAAAAAGATCCGAAAACAGGAAAATTATATAATAAGAATGACAATGCCGACTGGATGTTATTCTGGTGGAAAAAAGAGGATGATTAA
- a CDS encoding cupin domain-containing protein translates to MTIDEQYIAKAMELQGLIEYQDNTIVSKELVKKTTGTITLFAVDEGQGISEHSAPFDALVQVIDGEAIVTIGGENHVVRKDQMIIMPADIPHALKADQKFKMMLTMIKSE, encoded by the coding sequence ATGACAATTGATGAACAATACATAGCAAAAGCAATGGAATTACAAGGACTTATTGAATACCAAGACAACACAATCGTAAGTAAAGAGCTTGTGAAAAAGACAACCGGTACTATTACTCTTTTCGCAGTTGACGAAGGTCAAGGTATCAGCGAACATTCAGCACCATTCGATGCACTTGTACAAGTCATTGATGGTGAAGCTATCGTCACTATTGGCGGTGAAAATCATGTTGTAAGAAAAGATCAAATGATTATCATGCCAGCAGACATTCCACATGCTTTGAAAGCTGACCAAAAATTCAAAATGATGTTAACCATGATTAAATCTGAATAA
- the hcp gene encoding hydroxylamine reductase, which yields MVEKLDMFCYQCAQTARGEGCTVRGVCGKLPTVARLQDNLIYAMKGISAYNYCANVLGARDTDVDEFLTKGLYSTLTNVNFDAEDLINLGIEAGEANIKVMKLLKEANIAAFGEPEPVEVKVGSQGGPAIIVTGHDLKALEELLKATEGTGIKVYTHSEMLPAHGYPGLNKYEHLVGELGGSWADQKETFSKYNAAILGTSNCVLIPKDEYADRMFTMDVAKLPGVPVIEDYDFQPIIDKALELGDMPEEETTTISTGFGLATILSLADKIKELVESGKIKRFFVVGGCDGPNPKRSYYREFVENLPEDTVVLTLACGKFRFNDLDLGDIEGIPRLIDLGQCNDTIVAIDIAVALCDLFGVELNDLPLSIVLSWMEQKAVSILWSLLALNKQDMYIGPIVPAWINDEMLTFLVDNFNLHVCGDAKEDIKDIMG from the coding sequence ATGGTAGAAAAATTAGATATGTTTTGTTATCAATGTGCTCAAACCGCTAGAGGCGAAGGTTGTACAGTAAGAGGAGTTTGTGGAAAGTTACCTACTGTTGCTAGATTACAAGATAATTTAATCTATGCTATGAAAGGTATTAGTGCTTACAACTACTGTGCAAATGTTTTAGGAGCACGTGACACCGATGTTGACGAATTTTTAACTAAAGGTTTGTATTCCACTTTAACCAATGTTAATTTCGATGCAGAAGACTTGATTAACTTAGGTATTGAAGCTGGTGAAGCTAATATCAAAGTAATGAAATTGCTTAAGGAAGCAAATATTGCAGCATTCGGAGAACCAGAACCTGTAGAAGTTAAAGTAGGTTCCCAAGGCGGTCCAGCTATCATCGTAACAGGTCATGACTTAAAAGCTTTGGAAGAATTATTAAAAGCAACTGAAGGAACTGGAATTAAAGTTTACACTCACAGTGAAATGTTGCCAGCACACGGTTACCCTGGCCTCAACAAATATGAACATTTAGTTGGTGAATTAGGTGGATCCTGGGCTGATCAAAAAGAAACATTCTCAAAATACAATGCAGCTATTTTAGGAACTTCCAACTGTGTACTCATTCCTAAAGACGAATATGCTGACAGAATGTTCACTATGGATGTTGCAAAACTTCCAGGCGTACCTGTAATTGAAGATTACGATTTCCAACCAATCATAGACAAAGCTCTTGAACTTGGTGACATGCCGGAAGAAGAAACCACAACCATTTCCACAGGATTCGGATTAGCAACTATCTTATCCTTAGCTGACAAAATCAAGGAATTAGTTGAATCAGGAAAAATCAAAAGATTCTTTGTTGTCGGTGGATGTGACGGACCAAATCCAAAAAGATCATATTATAGAGAATTCGTAGAAAACTTACCTGAAGACACTGTTGTTCTTACTTTAGCATGTGGTAAATTCAGATTCAACGACTTGGATTTAGGTGATATCGAAGGAATCCCAAGACTTATAGATTTAGGTCAATGTAACGATACCATCGTAGCTATTGATATTGCTGTTGCTTTATGTGACTTATTCGGCGTTGAATTAAACGACTTGCCATTAAGCATCGTATTAAGTTGGATGGAACAAAAAGCAGTATCTATCCTTTGGAGTTTACTTGCATTAAACAAACAAGACATGTACATCGGACCGATTGTACCTGCATGGATCAACGATGAAATGTTAACATTCTTAGTTGACAACTTCAACTTGCATGTCTGCGGAGATGCAAAAGAAGACATCAAAGATATAATGGGTTAA
- a CDS encoding TrmB family transcriptional regulator: protein MNSEDIETLRKIGLTTYEATAYITLASLISATAVEVSKSSQIPRSKIYEVLKSLAEKEFIEIETGRPLKYNIKPPITTINKQKEKLNTELDKLASKLNFIYENEIKQVPAPVWKISGVTNIIQKEIDIIKRSKETISMRIGFLFEDELEIIIKELKKKNETVNINVLISPECPYEHSDANIIECFKKEGINVYEADIPSVKMMIIDGKEMFHTYTKINEDKNEIMPNSTIGVWNQYEDVAKNYESNFKKQLKKIKMKKEE, encoded by the coding sequence ATGAATAGTGAAGACATTGAAACACTAAGAAAGATAGGATTGACAACATATGAGGCAACGGCATACATAACCCTGGCGTCACTAATATCAGCCACTGCAGTTGAAGTAAGCAAATCCTCCCAAATCCCAAGATCAAAAATATATGAAGTTTTAAAGAGCCTGGCAGAAAAAGAATTTATAGAAATAGAAACCGGAAGACCGTTGAAATACAACATAAAACCTCCGATAACAACAATAAACAAGCAGAAGGAAAAGCTAAACACGGAACTGGACAAGCTTGCAAGCAAGTTGAACTTCATATATGAAAATGAAATAAAGCAGGTGCCTGCTCCGGTATGGAAGATAAGTGGAGTGACAAACATCATTCAAAAAGAGATTGACATAATAAAGCGCTCAAAAGAAACAATCTCAATGAGGATAGGATTTCTGTTTGAAGATGAACTTGAAATAATCATTAAAGAACTGAAAAAGAAAAATGAAACCGTGAATATTAATGTGCTGATTTCTCCAGAATGTCCATATGAGCATTCAGATGCAAATATAATAGAATGCTTTAAAAAAGAAGGAATAAATGTCTACGAAGCAGATATTCCATCAGTTAAAATGATGATAATCGATGGAAAAGAGATGTTCCACACATATACAAAAATTAATGAAGACAAGAATGAAATCATGCCTAATTCAACCATTGGAGTTTGGAATCAATATGAGGACGTTGCGAAAAATTACGAGTCAAACTTCAAAAAGCAGCTTAAAAAAATTAAAATGAAAAAAGAAGAATAG
- the idsA gene encoding short chain isoprenyl diphosphate synthase IdsA — translation MSDVKEILGSYSDDIINVIVEGLSDITPESLQEASIYLTKAGGKMLRPCLALISAEAIGGKKESAVYAAAAIELIHTFSLIHDDIMDEDDMRRGMPSVHKVWGNGVAILAGDTLFSKAFELICNSERENVSPLQITQTIATVSDACVKICEGQAADISFEGRYDVTEDEYLDMIFKKTGALICAATKAGAITGGASEDIVEIMYDYGRLIGLAFQIQDDYLDLVSDEESLGKPIGSDIVKGKMTLIVVNALENASEEDGETLLEILKNPNSTQEDVDIAIEIFNKYGSIEYARNIAQDNVDEAKQLLEILPDSPSKTALELIADFVLERHS, via the coding sequence ATGAGTGATGTAAAAGAGATATTGGGGTCTTATTCAGACGATATTATCAATGTAATAGTTGAAGGTTTGTCTGATATCACTCCAGAAAGTCTTCAGGAGGCTTCAATTTATTTAACCAAAGCAGGAGGTAAAATGTTAAGGCCTTGCCTTGCTTTAATTTCTGCTGAAGCTATTGGAGGCAAAAAGGAAAGTGCAGTTTATGCTGCAGCTGCAATTGAATTAATACACACTTTCTCACTTATTCATGATGATATCATGGATGAAGATGATATGAGGAGAGGTATGCCTTCTGTTCATAAGGTATGGGGTAATGGTGTAGCTATTTTGGCTGGAGATACTTTATTTTCAAAGGCCTTTGAATTGATTTGCAATTCAGAAAGGGAAAATGTGTCACCTTTGCAGATTACCCAAACTATTGCTACAGTTTCTGATGCTTGTGTAAAGATCTGTGAAGGTCAGGCTGCTGACATTAGCTTTGAAGGCAGATATGATGTAACTGAAGATGAATATCTTGACATGATATTCAAGAAAACAGGTGCATTGATTTGCGCTGCAACAAAAGCAGGGGCTATTACTGGTGGTGCAAGTGAGGATATTGTAGAAATAATGTATGACTATGGAAGATTGATTGGTCTTGCATTCCAAATTCAGGATGATTACCTTGATTTAGTAAGTGATGAAGAATCTCTTGGCAAACCTATTGGTAGTGACATCGTTAAAGGTAAAATGACTTTAATTGTTGTTAATGCTTTAGAGAATGCTAGTGAAGAGGATGGCGAAACATTATTGGAAATTTTGAAAAATCCTAATTCTACTCAGGAAGATGTAGATATAGCTATTGAAATTTTCAATAAATATGGCTCCATTGAATATGCTAGAAATATCGCTCAAGATAATGTGGATGAAGCTAAACAACTATTAGAAATATTACCTGATAGTCCAAGTAAAACTGCATTAGAATTGATTGCTGATTTTGTGCTTGAAAGACATTCCTAA
- a CDS encoding RNase J family beta-CASP ribonuclease: MTVEVIAIGGYEEVGRNMTAVKVGEDVIIFDMGIHLDRINVHEDTDIDRMHSLDLIERGVIPDDTLMKEVDGKVKGIVFSHGHLDHIGAVAKLAHRYDAPLIGSPYTAALVQKQINGERKFKVNNPIKTLNPGGKMNLSKDITLEFVQATHSIPQAVFPVLHTPEGIIVYALDFKFDNHQKVSPPPDYKRLKELGRKGVLTLIVESTNVKNTTEVKTYSERIARNILEDLMRGPLHEKTGMIVTTFSSHVERIQAIADIAKKSHREILFLGRSMERFCGMAQSQGILKLPKNASIYGSPKAVNKALMKANEARDKYLLVTTGHQGEPDALLPRIASGKTPFTVKKGDNVIISAPIIPNPTNAANRHIMERRLKSSGARIYSEAHVSGHAGREDHRDFIRMLKPQHIIPAHGDLSMLSAYGELAEEEGYRIGKNVHILRNAQAQVFNTAN, from the coding sequence ATGACCGTTGAAGTAATTGCTATTGGCGGATACGAAGAAGTAGGAAGAAACATGACTGCTGTTAAGGTAGGCGAAGATGTAATAATTTTTGACATGGGGATACATCTTGACAGAATCAATGTTCATGAAGATACTGACATTGATAGGATGCACAGTTTGGATTTGATTGAAAGAGGAGTAATTCCAGATGATACTTTGATGAAGGAAGTAGACGGTAAAGTTAAAGGAATTGTTTTCTCTCACGGTCATTTGGATCATATCGGGGCAGTTGCAAAATTGGCACACAGATATGATGCACCGTTAATTGGAAGTCCATATACTGCTGCTTTAGTACAAAAACAAATTAATGGAGAACGTAAATTTAAAGTTAATAATCCTATTAAAACTTTAAATCCTGGTGGAAAAATGAACTTGTCTAAGGACATTACCTTAGAATTTGTTCAAGCTACTCACAGTATACCACAAGCGGTATTTCCTGTTTTACACACACCAGAAGGAATTATTGTTTATGCTCTTGACTTTAAGTTTGACAATCATCAAAAAGTGTCTCCACCACCTGATTACAAAAGACTAAAAGAATTAGGTAGAAAAGGAGTTTTAACTCTCATTGTCGAAAGTACTAACGTTAAAAATACAACTGAAGTTAAAACTTACTCAGAAAGGATTGCGAGAAACATTTTGGAAGACTTGATGAGAGGTCCTCTTCATGAAAAGACAGGTATGATTGTTACAACATTCTCTTCTCATGTTGAAAGGATTCAAGCTATTGCAGATATTGCTAAAAAAAGCCATAGGGAAATCTTGTTCCTTGGAAGATCAATGGAAAGGTTCTGTGGTATGGCTCAAAGTCAGGGAATATTAAAATTACCAAAAAACGCTAGTATTTATGGAAGTCCTAAGGCAGTAAATAAGGCTTTGATGAAGGCTAATGAAGCCCGTGACAAATATTTGCTTGTAACTACCGGCCATCAAGGGGAACCTGATGCTTTACTTCCAAGAATAGCTAGTGGAAAAACTCCTTTCACTGTTAAAAAAGGTGATAACGTTATTATTTCAGCACCTATTATTCCAAATCCAACAAATGCTGCTAATAGGCATATTATGGAACGTAGGTTAAAATCATCAGGTGCTAGAATTTATTCAGAAGCTCATGTTTCTGGACACGCAGGTCGTGAAGACCATAGGGATTTCATTAGAATGTTAAAACCACAACATATTATTCCTGCTCACGGAGATTTATCCATGCTTTCTGCATATGGTGAATTGGCTGAAGAAGAAGGGTATAGGATTGGTAAGAACGTTCATATTTTGAGAAATGCTCAAGCTCAAGTTTTTAATACAGCTAACTAG
- the fni gene encoding type 2 isopentenyl-diphosphate Delta-isomerase, whose translation MITDRKLEHLLICENYDVEFKDKTTGFEDVELIHKALPEVNKNNIDLSTSKFGKKLDSPLFITAITGGHPYSKTINEKLAIVAEEKNIALGVGSQRAAIEHPELADTYTVVRENAPDCLLVGNIGAPQLDLASDAVEMLDADILAIHLNPLQESIQPEGDLDARNYIDSISKIVDSIDIPVMVKETGCGISAECAKQLVDAGVSYIDVEGAGGTSWAAVETYRSDDKYYGELFWDWGIPTAVSTAEIVSSVDVPVISSGGIRNGLEAAKAIALGADAVGMALPFLKYSTDIDNMIDFIDRFEESLRIAMFLVGAKNIEELKNSNLIIKGKTRQWLNDRGFETSIYSRRCNNDR comes from the coding sequence ATGATTACCGATAGAAAATTAGAACATCTGTTAATCTGTGAAAACTACGATGTTGAATTTAAAGATAAGACCACAGGTTTTGAGGATGTTGAATTAATTCATAAAGCATTGCCTGAAGTCAATAAGAACAATATTGATTTATCAACATCTAAATTTGGCAAGAAATTAGATTCTCCTTTATTCATAACTGCAATTACTGGTGGACACCCATATTCCAAAACTATTAATGAGAAATTGGCAATTGTTGCTGAAGAAAAAAACATTGCATTAGGTGTTGGAAGTCAAAGGGCAGCTATTGAACATCCCGAACTTGCTGATACGTATACTGTTGTTCGTGAAAACGCTCCCGATTGTTTGCTTGTAGGAAATATCGGAGCTCCACAATTGGATTTGGCTAGTGATGCAGTTGAAATGTTGGATGCTGATATTCTGGCAATTCATTTAAATCCATTGCAGGAATCCATACAGCCCGAAGGGGATTTGGATGCTAGGAATTATATTGATTCAATTTCCAAGATTGTTGATTCAATTGACATTCCTGTCATGGTTAAGGAAACAGGTTGTGGAATTTCTGCAGAATGCGCTAAACAGTTAGTTGATGCAGGAGTTAGTTATATTGATGTTGAAGGCGCTGGGGGAACTAGCTGGGCTGCTGTTGAAACTTATCGTTCTGATGATAAATATTATGGAGAATTATTTTGGGATTGGGGAATTCCTACAGCGGTTAGCACTGCTGAGATTGTTTCTAGCGTAGATGTTCCTGTTATATCATCTGGAGGCATCAGGAATGGTCTTGAAGCAGCAAAAGCTATTGCGTTAGGTGCTGATGCTGTTGGTATGGCATTACCGTTTTTAAAATATTCAACCGATATTGACAATATGATTGATTTCATCGATAGATTTGAAGAGTCTTTAAGAATTGCAATGTTTTTAGTAGGTGCAAAGAACATAGAAGAACTTAAAAACTCAAATTTAATCATTAAAGGGAAAACTAGACAATGGTTAAATGACAGAGGATTTGAAACAAGTATTTATTCAAGGAGATGTAATAATGACCGTTGA